A single region of the Granulicella aggregans genome encodes:
- a CDS encoding acyl-CoA desaturase, translating into MGREHQQGRINWITTIVMGLFHVLAIVALFFFSWKNLAAFAITYFFAINVGIGVSYHRLLTHRGFRCPKWVEYFVTACGTMALEGGPIFWVATHRVHHQNSDHEGDPHTPTEGTWWAHAGWILSGRAMHSETALLGRYAPDLTRDPVHVWLSKYHWLPLTLTGLLQSGIGTWATGHISGGLTMLLWGTFLRVTMGLHATWLVNSATHMFGSRRFETKDDSRNSWWVALLTGGEGWHNNHHAHPVSARHGLTWYEFDVNYYCIWVLSKLGLAEKVQIAKYDPKNPKPAGA; encoded by the coding sequence ATGGGCCGCGAGCACCAGCAGGGGCGCATCAACTGGATCACCACCATCGTCATGGGCCTCTTCCATGTCCTCGCCATCGTGGCGCTCTTCTTCTTCTCCTGGAAGAACCTTGCCGCCTTCGCGATCACCTACTTCTTCGCCATCAACGTCGGCATCGGCGTCTCCTATCACCGCCTGCTTACGCACCGCGGCTTCCGCTGCCCCAAGTGGGTTGAGTACTTCGTGACCGCCTGTGGCACCATGGCGCTCGAAGGCGGACCGATCTTCTGGGTCGCCACTCACCGCGTCCATCACCAGAACTCCGACCACGAAGGCGATCCGCACACCCCCACCGAAGGCACCTGGTGGGCCCACGCCGGCTGGATCCTCTCAGGTCGCGCCATGCACTCCGAAACCGCCCTCCTCGGCCGCTACGCTCCCGACCTCACCCGCGATCCCGTCCACGTCTGGCTTAGCAAGTACCACTGGCTGCCCCTCACGCTCACCGGCCTACTTCAGAGCGGCATCGGCACCTGGGCGACGGGCCACATCTCCGGCGGTCTTACCATGCTCCTCTGGGGAACCTTCCTTCGCGTCACGATGGGCCTCCACGCAACCTGGCTGGTCAACTCTGCGACCCACATGTTCGGTTCGCGCCGCTTCGAGACCAAGGACGATTCCCGCAACAGCTGGTGGGTCGCTCTCCTCACTGGTGGCGAAGGCTGGCACAACAACCACCACGCGCACCCGGTCAGCGCCCGCCACGGCCTCACCTGGTACGAGTTCGATGTGAACTACTACTGCATCTGGGTCCTCAGCAAGCTCGGCCTCGCCGAAAAGGTTCAGATCGCCAAGTACGACCCCAAGAACCCCAAGCCAGCCGGAGCCTAA
- a CDS encoding B12-binding domain-containing radical SAM protein, protein MSVHLINPSDNAFGTAVITPRWLFVLAAATPRSFGDPILVDESIEQLDPKTIHPGDVVGISVHTGNALRGYQVGKLAKERGATVVYGGIHATLFPGEPFERGYADHVVKGDGDIAWGNVLRDIEAESTKLVYEGGKIEGEEFLAARWDLMQKDKYMWASVQTIRGCPKHCSFCSVWRTDGQKPRQRSFENVINEIIDLRRLGFRFIALADDNFYPVTFTDLRLAEQQGDQAKLDSLRATRAERYALMAELAKLPKDMVFFTQITMESAEDTDYLDAMRKANIKGALVGVEAVTPEGLKAVYKDFNYSGDRLIQQLQTFRKHGVHVLGSFIFGLPTDKESTFNATVEVAMKAGVTFAQFVMMTPFPGTVDFGRWEKEQAAAPELVDGTPITRYWLIPTAIRPKMFTPHPSMSSDEIKTRTQGVWDRFYEWGPVWKRSSCIQNNLKGRIAFVLLSKLYRQMYAGTGISTDSARRSKAKSTARWIAAKTRLLFVSKPMPELAYPAWAPRARTMPRLTQLTALPSIIDPSS, encoded by the coding sequence ATGTCTGTACACCTGATTAATCCAAGCGACAACGCTTTTGGCACCGCCGTCATCACCCCGCGCTGGCTCTTCGTTCTCGCCGCCGCCACTCCTCGCTCCTTCGGCGACCCCATCCTCGTCGATGAGTCCATCGAGCAGCTCGACCCCAAGACCATCCACCCCGGCGACGTCGTCGGGATCAGCGTCCACACCGGCAACGCCCTGCGCGGCTACCAGGTCGGCAAGCTCGCCAAAGAACGCGGCGCTACGGTCGTCTACGGCGGCATCCACGCCACCCTCTTTCCGGGCGAGCCCTTCGAGCGCGGTTATGCCGACCACGTCGTCAAGGGCGACGGCGACATCGCCTGGGGCAATGTCCTCCGCGATATTGAGGCCGAATCCACCAAGCTCGTCTACGAAGGCGGCAAGATCGAAGGCGAAGAGTTCCTCGCGGCCCGCTGGGACCTTATGCAGAAGGACAAGTACATGTGGGCCTCGGTGCAGACCATTCGCGGCTGCCCGAAGCACTGTTCCTTCTGCTCCGTCTGGCGCACCGACGGCCAGAAGCCCCGCCAGCGCTCCTTCGAAAACGTCATCAACGAGATCATCGACCTCCGCCGCCTCGGCTTCCGCTTCATCGCCCTTGCCGACGACAACTTCTACCCCGTCACCTTCACCGACCTTCGCCTAGCCGAGCAGCAGGGCGATCAGGCCAAGCTCGATTCCCTGCGCGCCACCCGCGCCGAGCGCTACGCCCTCATGGCCGAGCTCGCCAAGCTCCCCAAAGACATGGTCTTCTTCACCCAGATCACCATGGAGTCCGCTGAAGACACCGACTACCTCGACGCCATGCGCAAGGCCAACATCAAGGGCGCTCTTGTCGGCGTCGAAGCCGTCACCCCCGAAGGCCTCAAGGCCGTCTACAAGGACTTCAACTACTCCGGCGACCGCCTCATCCAGCAGCTCCAAACATTCCGCAAACACGGCGTCCACGTCCTTGGGTCCTTCATCTTCGGCCTTCCCACGGACAAGGAATCCACCTTCAACGCCACCGTCGAAGTAGCGATGAAGGCCGGCGTCACCTTCGCCCAGTTCGTCATGATGACTCCGTTCCCTGGCACCGTCGACTTCGGCCGCTGGGAAAAAGAGCAAGCCGCCGCCCCCGAGCTCGTCGACGGCACCCCAATTACCCGCTACTGGCTCATCCCCACCGCCATCCGCCCCAAGATGTTCACCCCGCATCCCTCGATGTCATCCGACGAGATCAAGACCCGCACCCAGGGCGTCTGGGATCGTTTCTACGAGTGGGGCCCGGTCTGGAAGCGTTCGTCCTGCATCCAGAACAACCTGAAGGGTCGGATCGCCTTCGTACTGCTCTCGAAGCTCTACCGCCAGATGTACGCCGGCACCGGCATCTCCACCGACAGCGCCCGCCGCAGCAAGGCCAAATCTACCGCCCGCTGGATCGCCGCCAAGACCCGCCTGCTCTTCGTCTCAAAGCCGATGCCGGAACTGGCTTATCCCGCCTGGGCTCCACGCGCCCGCACCATGCCACGCCTCACCCAGCTCACCGCTCTGCCGTCGATCATAGACCCATCATCCTGA